The proteins below are encoded in one region of Carcharodon carcharias isolate sCarCar2 chromosome 2, sCarCar2.pri, whole genome shotgun sequence:
- the bcl6aa gene encoding BCL6A transcription repressor a isoform X1 has product MASAAADSCIQFTRHASDVLFNLNRLRSRDILTDVTILVDRQRFRAHKTVLMACSGLFYAIFTDQLKFNLNLISLDPEVDPEGFGILLDFMYTSRLPLRDSSIMVVMSTALYLQMDHVADTCRRYLQSSEDLCSTISSPQQGFLSSNAMLPPEALSFRKSEVTENLLRDASAPDGRPLGSSVYNVMTPSAHPYPLYSHIPVHSYSANPYLVNEFRDSHVPLSDVPKLRRYQGNCVQHNGDTGFTKYNSRSVTDISSNICHATVFSPREICREGDVKMDLHYNQTPNSKMATQSTMSNLANYSSSLLNSRKAEESNILKADRREFLESSNLPVNHKGPLIGPRSPLKSDCQPNSPTESSSSRNAFRSQCSESPTAKSPIDPKACNWKKYKFIILNSLNQSSKTENDNHLEPENGSAPTFTASPAPFHQSTDAETLGSQTPAKMDVDGDDLHVPQASKLNNIVNRSPEESSLDNQQTSPIDAFPRKCSLCESPAHQHTELCRVTPVSHLGEELTETQSELSDSSSDNGSFFCGECDCKFTDDATLKRHMVQSHSDKPYKCDRCQAAFRYKGNLASHKTVHTGEKPYRCNICGAQFNRPANLKTHTRIHSGEKPYKCETCGARFVQVAHLRAHVLIHTGEKPYPCEICGTRFRHLQTLKSHLRIHTGEKPYHCEKCNLHFRHKSQLRLHLRQKHGAITNTKAQYRVPAEPQSDVCPAR; this is encoded by the exons ATGGCCTCGGCAGCAGCAGACAGCTGCATCCAGTTCACCAGACATGCGAGTGACGTGCTGTTTAACCTGAACCGACTGCGGTCCCGGGACATTCTGACTGATGTTACTATCCTAGTGGATCGTCAGCGTTTCCGAGCCCACAAGACTGTGCTCATGGCGTGCAG TGGCCTTTTCTACGCTATCTTCACTGATCAGCTGAAGTTCAACTTGAATTTGATTAGTTTGGACCCAGAAGTTGACCCAGAGGGATTTGGTATTTTACTGGATTTTATGTACACATCTCGCCTGCCCCTGAGAGACAGCAGTATCATGGTGGTGATGAGTACAGCTCTATATCTGCAAATGGACCATGTGGCAGATACCTGCCGCAGATACCTGCAGTCCAG TGAAGATCTCTGCTCTACAATCAGTTCACCCCAGCAGGGGTTTCTCTCCAGCAATGCAATGTTACCTCCAGAAGCCTTAAGCTTTCGAAAATCTGAAGTGACTGAAAATCTGCTTCGTGATGCATCAGCCCCTGATGGGAGGCCTCTGGGCTCGAGTGTCTACAACGTAATGACTCCCTCTGCACACCCTTACCCTTTGTACAGCCACATCCCTGTTCACAGTTACTCTGCAAACCCTTACTTGGTTAATGAATTCCGGGACTCCCATGTCCCTTTGTCCGATGTCCCCAAGCTCAGGAGGTACCAGGGTAACTGCGTGCAGCACAATGGTGACACGGGTTTCACAAAGTACAacagcaggtctgtcactgacaTCTCGTCCAATATTTGTCATGCGACTGTTTTCTCTCCCAGAGAGATTTGTAGAGAAGGTGATGTTAAAATGGATTTGCACTATAATCAAACTCCGAATTCCAAAATGGCCACGCAGTCCACCATGAGTAACTTGGCAAATTACTCTTCCTCACTGCTGAATAGTAGGAAGGCTGAAGAAAGCAATATCCTGAAGGCGGATCGGAGAGAATTCTTGGAATCCAGTAACCTGCCTGTTAATCATAAAGGCCCTCTAATTGGACCTCGGAGTCCTCTGAAATCTGACTGTCAACCCAACTCCCCAActgaatccagcagcagcaggaacgccTTCAGGAGTCAGTGTTCAGAATCTCCCACAGCCAAGAGCCCCATTGACCCCAAAGCCTGTAACTGGAAAAAGTACAAATTCATTATTCTGAACTCTTTGAACCAGAGCTCAAAAACTGAAAACGACAATCACCTCGAGCCTGAAAATGGCTCTGCTCCAACCTTCACTGCTTCTCCTGCCCCTTTCCACCAGTCCACTGATGCCGAGACTTTGGGAAGCCAAACACCAGCAAAAATGGATGTTGATGGGGATGATCTGCACGTTCCCCAGGCCAGCAAACTCAACAACATTGTCAACAG GTCACCCGAGGAGTCTTCACTGGATAACCAGCAAACATCTCCGATCGATGCCTTCCCCCGCAAATGTAGCTTGTGTGAGTCACCGGCTCACCAACACACTGAACTGTGCCGTGTCACACCTGTGTCTCACCTGGGAGAGGAACTGACCGAGACACAGTCTGAGctctcagactccagctcag ACAATGGATCTTTCTTCTGTGGTGAGTGTGACTGTAAGTTCACCGATGATGCCACACTCAAGAGGCACATGGTCCAATCACACAGCGACAAGCCCTACAAATGTGACCGATGCCAAGCTGCATTCCGCTACAAGGGGAACCTGGCAAGTCACAAAACTGTGCACACAG GGGAGAAGCCATATCGCTGCAATATCTGCGGAGCTCAGTTCAATCGTCCTGCAAACCTGAAGACTCACACACGCATCCATTCTGGTGAAAAGCCATACAAatgtgagacctgtggagcacgGTTTGTCCAG GTAGCTCACCTCCGAGCTCATGTGCTGATCCACACCGGAGAGAAACCCTATCCATGTGAGATCTGTGGGACTCGCTTTCGACATCTGCAGACACTTAAGAGTCACCTTCGGATCCACACAGGGGAGAAGCCTTACCAT tgTGAGAAATGTAACCTGCACTTTCGCCACAAGAGCCAGTTGAGACTTCACCTGAGACAGAAACATGGAGCCATCACCAATACCAAGGCACAGTACAGAGTGCCTGCAGAGCCACAGTCAGACGTCTGCCCAGCTCGCTGA
- the bcl6aa gene encoding BCL6A transcription repressor a isoform X2 → MYTSRLPLRDSSIMVVMSTALYLQMDHVADTCRRYLQSSEDLCSTISSPQQGFLSSNAMLPPEALSFRKSEVTENLLRDASAPDGRPLGSSVYNVMTPSAHPYPLYSHIPVHSYSANPYLVNEFRDSHVPLSDVPKLRRYQGNCVQHNGDTGFTKYNSRSVTDISSNICHATVFSPREICREGDVKMDLHYNQTPNSKMATQSTMSNLANYSSSLLNSRKAEESNILKADRREFLESSNLPVNHKGPLIGPRSPLKSDCQPNSPTESSSSRNAFRSQCSESPTAKSPIDPKACNWKKYKFIILNSLNQSSKTENDNHLEPENGSAPTFTASPAPFHQSTDAETLGSQTPAKMDVDGDDLHVPQASKLNNIVNRSPEESSLDNQQTSPIDAFPRKCSLCESPAHQHTELCRVTPVSHLGEELTETQSELSDSSSDNGSFFCGECDCKFTDDATLKRHMVQSHSDKPYKCDRCQAAFRYKGNLASHKTVHTGEKPYRCNICGAQFNRPANLKTHTRIHSGEKPYKCETCGARFVQVAHLRAHVLIHTGEKPYPCEICGTRFRHLQTLKSHLRIHTGEKPYHCEKCNLHFRHKSQLRLHLRQKHGAITNTKAQYRVPAEPQSDVCPAR, encoded by the exons ATGTACACATCTCGCCTGCCCCTGAGAGACAGCAGTATCATGGTGGTGATGAGTACAGCTCTATATCTGCAAATGGACCATGTGGCAGATACCTGCCGCAGATACCTGCAGTCCAG TGAAGATCTCTGCTCTACAATCAGTTCACCCCAGCAGGGGTTTCTCTCCAGCAATGCAATGTTACCTCCAGAAGCCTTAAGCTTTCGAAAATCTGAAGTGACTGAAAATCTGCTTCGTGATGCATCAGCCCCTGATGGGAGGCCTCTGGGCTCGAGTGTCTACAACGTAATGACTCCCTCTGCACACCCTTACCCTTTGTACAGCCACATCCCTGTTCACAGTTACTCTGCAAACCCTTACTTGGTTAATGAATTCCGGGACTCCCATGTCCCTTTGTCCGATGTCCCCAAGCTCAGGAGGTACCAGGGTAACTGCGTGCAGCACAATGGTGACACGGGTTTCACAAAGTACAacagcaggtctgtcactgacaTCTCGTCCAATATTTGTCATGCGACTGTTTTCTCTCCCAGAGAGATTTGTAGAGAAGGTGATGTTAAAATGGATTTGCACTATAATCAAACTCCGAATTCCAAAATGGCCACGCAGTCCACCATGAGTAACTTGGCAAATTACTCTTCCTCACTGCTGAATAGTAGGAAGGCTGAAGAAAGCAATATCCTGAAGGCGGATCGGAGAGAATTCTTGGAATCCAGTAACCTGCCTGTTAATCATAAAGGCCCTCTAATTGGACCTCGGAGTCCTCTGAAATCTGACTGTCAACCCAACTCCCCAActgaatccagcagcagcaggaacgccTTCAGGAGTCAGTGTTCAGAATCTCCCACAGCCAAGAGCCCCATTGACCCCAAAGCCTGTAACTGGAAAAAGTACAAATTCATTATTCTGAACTCTTTGAACCAGAGCTCAAAAACTGAAAACGACAATCACCTCGAGCCTGAAAATGGCTCTGCTCCAACCTTCACTGCTTCTCCTGCCCCTTTCCACCAGTCCACTGATGCCGAGACTTTGGGAAGCCAAACACCAGCAAAAATGGATGTTGATGGGGATGATCTGCACGTTCCCCAGGCCAGCAAACTCAACAACATTGTCAACAG GTCACCCGAGGAGTCTTCACTGGATAACCAGCAAACATCTCCGATCGATGCCTTCCCCCGCAAATGTAGCTTGTGTGAGTCACCGGCTCACCAACACACTGAACTGTGCCGTGTCACACCTGTGTCTCACCTGGGAGAGGAACTGACCGAGACACAGTCTGAGctctcagactccagctcag ACAATGGATCTTTCTTCTGTGGTGAGTGTGACTGTAAGTTCACCGATGATGCCACACTCAAGAGGCACATGGTCCAATCACACAGCGACAAGCCCTACAAATGTGACCGATGCCAAGCTGCATTCCGCTACAAGGGGAACCTGGCAAGTCACAAAACTGTGCACACAG GGGAGAAGCCATATCGCTGCAATATCTGCGGAGCTCAGTTCAATCGTCCTGCAAACCTGAAGACTCACACACGCATCCATTCTGGTGAAAAGCCATACAAatgtgagacctgtggagcacgGTTTGTCCAG GTAGCTCACCTCCGAGCTCATGTGCTGATCCACACCGGAGAGAAACCCTATCCATGTGAGATCTGTGGGACTCGCTTTCGACATCTGCAGACACTTAAGAGTCACCTTCGGATCCACACAGGGGAGAAGCCTTACCAT tgTGAGAAATGTAACCTGCACTTTCGCCACAAGAGCCAGTTGAGACTTCACCTGAGACAGAAACATGGAGCCATCACCAATACCAAGGCACAGTACAGAGTGCCTGCAGAGCCACAGTCAGACGTCTGCCCAGCTCGCTGA